One genomic segment of Myxococcus guangdongensis includes these proteins:
- a CDS encoding M4 family metallopeptidase: MWSVACGEAPVDPTRDNTPEARQAALAALGRVEIVDAGKDGTPSFIRGTLGTVDRSLVSLKAGDALAPVLRGLAPVFGLRAEELTLRTSRTDELGYTHVRYDQTRHGVPVKGGELVVHVNDKGRVYAANGSARGAGEPAALARLPLHAVTDAALEGLDTLKVEGEPRFVYFLGADGPLSAAYEVLRVGTREDSPAKDRVYVDASSGRVLDVHPLIHGGLDRRLHSANNQWTTPGTLRRQEGGGATGDAHIDRNYDHIGTTYACYETIFGRDSFDDRGATITSTVHYGSAYVNAYWDGIQIVFGDGDNVNSGQLGLDLDVVSHEITHAVTQYESGLVYRNESGALNESLSDIAAAICESWARGGAVDADVWKIGEDIWTPNISGDALRYMDNPTRDNSSRDYYPERYTGTADNGGVHWNSGIQNLVFKLLVTGGTHPRGKTAINVGGVGMNRAAQTFYFAATNYYTSTTTMSQAKAYTVQAATDRYDASVVNAVRDAWGAAGVP; the protein is encoded by the coding sequence ATGTGGAGCGTCGCCTGCGGCGAGGCCCCGGTGGACCCGACCCGGGACAACACCCCGGAGGCTCGACAGGCCGCGCTGGCGGCGCTGGGCCGCGTGGAAATCGTCGACGCGGGCAAGGACGGCACCCCGAGCTTCATCCGCGGCACGCTCGGCACGGTGGACCGCTCGCTCGTCTCGCTGAAGGCGGGGGACGCGCTCGCGCCCGTGCTGCGGGGCCTGGCGCCGGTGTTCGGCCTGCGCGCCGAGGAGCTCACGCTGCGCACCAGCCGCACGGACGAGCTGGGCTACACCCACGTGCGCTACGACCAGACCCGCCACGGCGTCCCCGTGAAGGGGGGCGAGCTGGTGGTGCACGTGAATGACAAGGGACGGGTGTACGCGGCCAACGGCTCGGCGCGCGGCGCGGGGGAGCCGGCGGCGCTCGCGCGGCTGCCGCTGCACGCCGTCACCGACGCGGCGCTGGAGGGCCTGGACACGCTGAAGGTCGAGGGCGAGCCGCGCTTCGTCTACTTCCTGGGCGCCGACGGTCCGCTGTCGGCCGCCTATGAGGTGCTGCGCGTGGGCACCCGCGAGGACTCGCCCGCGAAGGACCGCGTCTACGTGGACGCGTCGTCGGGCCGCGTGCTGGACGTGCACCCGCTCATCCACGGGGGGCTCGACCGGCGCCTCCACTCGGCCAACAACCAGTGGACCACGCCCGGCACCCTGCGGCGCCAGGAGGGTGGCGGGGCCACGGGCGACGCCCACATCGACCGGAACTACGACCACATCGGCACCACGTACGCCTGCTACGAGACCATCTTCGGCCGCGACTCGTTCGACGACCGGGGCGCCACCATCACCAGCACCGTCCACTACGGCTCCGCGTATGTGAATGCGTACTGGGACGGCATCCAGATTGTGTTCGGGGATGGCGACAACGTGAACTCGGGCCAGCTGGGGCTGGACCTGGACGTGGTGTCGCACGAAATCACCCACGCGGTGACGCAGTACGAGTCGGGGCTCGTGTACCGCAACGAGTCCGGCGCGCTGAACGAGAGCCTGTCGGACATCGCGGCGGCCATCTGCGAGAGCTGGGCTCGCGGCGGCGCGGTGGACGCGGACGTCTGGAAGATTGGCGAGGACATCTGGACGCCGAACATCTCCGGGGACGCGCTGCGCTACATGGACAACCCCACGCGCGACAACTCGTCGCGTGACTACTACCCCGAGCGCTACACGGGCACCGCCGACAACGGTGGCGTGCACTGGAACTCGGGCATCCAGAACCTGGTCTTCAAGCTGCTCGTCACGGGCGGCACGCACCCGCGTGGCAAGACGGCCATCAACGTGGGTGGCGTCGGCATGAACCGCGCGGCGCAGACCTTCTACTTCGCGGCGACGAACTACTACACGTCGACGACGACCATGTCCCAGGCCAAGGCCTACACCGTGCAGGCCGCGACGGACCGGTACGACGCCTCGGTCGTGAACGCGGTGCGCGACGCCTGGGGCGCCGCGGGCGTGCCCTGA
- a CDS encoding Hint domain-containing protein produces the protein MKNVFIAAAVFSVCLSSTALAQLSTRCFQDDQLVTIDLARGRNAWARKCGLITASREAYLNTENEYQVFTNGCYAYPAVPGGSTCSFHVPADEASACITGLNKLGTCVAGCTTPSQKVAFDGRMLPIPEAYASGVTTVTALSPTSEPGLLRYGEQAIRSYVAGDTQEDIFALETKEGRRLEVTAEHPMVLGDGTMVKARTLQAGDTLMGADGKTLHLTRVTVFSFKGQVWNVRPESHVKLENVMNAEGFLTGSVRFQNEWAQDDYRLSLRDEVDVGGL, from the coding sequence ATGAAGAACGTCTTCATCGCAGCCGCAGTCTTCTCGGTGTGTCTGTCGAGCACCGCCCTGGCGCAGCTGTCCACGCGCTGCTTCCAGGACGACCAGCTCGTCACCATCGACCTCGCCCGGGGCCGCAACGCCTGGGCGCGCAAGTGTGGCCTCATCACCGCCTCGCGCGAGGCGTACCTCAACACGGAGAACGAGTACCAGGTCTTCACCAACGGCTGCTACGCGTACCCGGCGGTGCCCGGGGGCTCCACGTGCAGCTTCCACGTGCCCGCGGACGAGGCCTCCGCGTGCATCACCGGGCTGAACAAGCTGGGCACCTGCGTCGCGGGCTGCACCACGCCCAGCCAGAAGGTGGCCTTCGACGGCCGCATGCTGCCGATTCCGGAGGCCTACGCGTCCGGCGTCACCACCGTCACCGCGCTGAGCCCCACCTCCGAGCCGGGGCTCTTGCGCTACGGCGAGCAGGCCATCCGCAGCTACGTGGCGGGTGACACCCAGGAGGACATCTTCGCCCTGGAGACGAAGGAAGGCCGCCGGCTGGAAGTGACGGCGGAGCACCCGATGGTGCTCGGCGACGGGACGATGGTGAAGGCCCGCACGCTGCAGGCCGGCGACACGCTGATGGGCGCCGACGGCAAGACGCTGCACCTGACGCGCGTCACCGTCTTCAGCTTCAAGGGCCAGGTGTGGAACGTCCGGCCGGAGAGCCACGTGAAGCTGGAGAACGTGATGAACGCGGAGGGCTTCCTCACCGGCTCCGTGCGCTTCCAGAACGAGTGGGCGCAGGATGACTACCGGCTGTCGTTGAGGGACGAGGTCGACGTCGGCGGTCTGTAG
- a CDS encoding solute carrier organic anion transporter gives MSAASFVARLAVVALWLTACGPVSPSESEDGLGEASQALPYCPCPMIPLQEAPGVDPMLPQCNMAYCEVCGDGYCAPSESPWNCPYDCGPASVCGDGACNGAETEGNCPSDCYCGDGQCKGETVYSCPVDCGCPNPCGDGVCGAGESTATCPTDCGTACGDGACNGAENLYTCVQDCGFCGDGVCAGTESWGSCLDDCGFCGDGLCSARESPYTCSQDCGFGGSCMLPQYPCNIP, from the coding sequence ATGAGCGCGGCGAGCTTCGTCGCGAGGCTCGCGGTGGTGGCCCTGTGGCTCACGGCCTGTGGCCCCGTCTCGCCGTCCGAGTCGGAGGACGGGCTGGGCGAGGCGTCCCAGGCGCTGCCCTACTGTCCCTGTCCGATGATTCCGCTCCAGGAGGCCCCGGGCGTCGACCCGATGCTGCCCCAGTGCAACATGGCCTACTGCGAGGTCTGCGGGGACGGCTACTGCGCGCCCTCGGAGAGCCCGTGGAACTGCCCCTACGACTGCGGCCCCGCGAGCGTGTGCGGCGACGGTGCCTGCAACGGCGCGGAGACCGAGGGCAACTGCCCGTCGGACTGCTACTGCGGTGATGGCCAGTGCAAGGGCGAGACGGTGTACTCGTGTCCCGTCGACTGCGGCTGTCCCAACCCCTGCGGTGACGGGGTCTGCGGCGCGGGCGAGTCCACCGCCACGTGCCCCACGGACTGCGGCACGGCGTGTGGTGACGGCGCGTGCAACGGCGCGGAGAACCTGTACACCTGCGTGCAGGACTGCGGCTTCTGCGGTGACGGGGTCTGCGCCGGCACGGAGAGCTGGGGCTCGTGCCTGGACGACTGCGGCTTCTGCGGCGACGGGCTCTGCTCGGCCCGGGAGTCACCCTACACGTGCAGCCAGGACTGTGGCTTCGGCGGGTCCTGCATGCTGCCCCAGTACCCCTGCAACATCCCCTGA
- a CDS encoding FG-GAP repeat domain-containing protein produces the protein MSRYFSLGWACCALLACSSSTISPRGFADVQWLGFTEAGVTHAAGGTQARGLHTADVDGDGVKDLVLVASQTEQVCILDGAGKGAFSAPRCLSAGTTPMDVAVGDVNADRRPDLLIVGHFANALTVRLGEPGGGFREGVPHSLGNHSQQVRVADLDGDGLLDAMTKNAGSGGYFNITFLKGKGDGTFGAAEPHSVTGLPRDLVLADVNADGRSDVLVLNTNSFTVDVLLATERGELSAAAPVRFAGSADDEPFRLVSLDVNGDGLLDLVISHSVSDSGYLSVHLGDGRGGFTEVSSIPADSPGEMVVADFNQDGREDVAFAGLTGGVYLLLGEVGGVLGAPALVAAGTMPSSLVAEDLDQDGFPDLAWTTRDSVEVLLGSTVRVPRR, from the coding sequence ATGTCCCGGTACTTCTCTCTCGGGTGGGCCTGCTGCGCGCTGCTGGCGTGCTCGTCCTCGACCATCTCTCCCCGCGGCTTCGCGGACGTCCAGTGGCTGGGCTTCACCGAGGCGGGGGTGACACACGCCGCGGGAGGCACCCAGGCGCGCGGGCTGCACACGGCCGACGTCGACGGGGACGGGGTGAAGGACCTGGTCCTGGTCGCCTCTCAGACCGAGCAGGTCTGCATCCTGGACGGCGCGGGGAAGGGCGCCTTCTCCGCCCCCCGCTGTCTGTCGGCGGGCACCACGCCCATGGACGTGGCGGTCGGCGACGTGAACGCGGACCGTCGTCCGGACCTGCTCATCGTCGGCCACTTCGCCAATGCGTTGACGGTGCGGCTGGGCGAGCCGGGCGGCGGCTTCCGCGAGGGTGTGCCCCACTCGCTGGGCAACCACTCGCAGCAGGTGCGCGTGGCGGACCTGGACGGTGACGGGCTGCTGGACGCGATGACGAAGAACGCGGGCTCGGGGGGCTACTTCAACATCACCTTCCTGAAGGGGAAGGGGGACGGCACCTTCGGCGCGGCGGAGCCCCACTCCGTCACCGGGCTGCCCCGGGACCTGGTGCTCGCGGATGTCAACGCGGATGGTCGGTCCGACGTGCTGGTGCTCAACACCAACAGCTTCACGGTGGACGTGCTGCTCGCGACGGAGCGGGGCGAGCTGTCCGCGGCGGCGCCCGTGCGCTTCGCCGGCTCCGCGGACGACGAGCCCTTCCGCCTGGTGTCGCTGGATGTCAATGGGGACGGGCTCCTGGACCTGGTCATCTCGCACAGCGTCTCGGACTCCGGTTATCTCTCCGTGCACCTGGGGGACGGACGGGGCGGCTTCACCGAGGTGTCCTCCATCCCCGCGGACTCGCCGGGCGAGATGGTGGTCGCCGACTTCAACCAGGACGGCCGCGAGGATGTCGCCTTCGCGGGGCTGACCGGGGGCGTCTACCTGCTGCTCGGCGAGGTGGGTGGGGTGTTGGGGGCGCCCGCGCTGGTGGCCGCGGGCACGATGCCCTCGTCCCTGGTGGCGGAGGACCTGGACCAGGACGGCTTCCCGGACCTGGCCTGGACGACGCGCGACTCGGTGGAGGTGCTCCTGGGCTCCACCGTCCGCGTCCCACGCCGTTGA
- a CDS encoding HEAT repeat domain-containing protein encodes MRRKRLNVVALAAILLLAGLGGVWWKNATDTTSSDPTVAHVRAKTHTLPDPDAAPSEPLAPRDPRAWVPGTLRRHALTLGLTMSFAGQPAPQGAAPPGMRITLRGEWDEGLVSAEGAEAIVRLQLRPTAFTLDVEGQGALAPETRQAMEAALSQPFFATRDARGAVTLAHFEQGVDELAMGLLRSVVATSQFVREGVATPTWRTEEQDTSGQYSAEYQRQGERRFDKRKREYTAMATPQGLQPLGTSPRMSVSGGATFELGEDGGLESLQSREQLTVESGQGMPTVTNAMELTLRLVERRQEPTLVGAFAARFGRLRAAPLASFQGQSADPLAHHRQVLGKRRLEDILADLLSLPTDEKARDDARTRALEQLRALLLLRPEEAARIPALLRTQGLSPQAASAMLGALSAASTPESLRALVQATGDTALTSDVRMDAVSALGMADNPIREGVDTLRQLSRTDDPKLRGTATLALGNAALQLSDTAGRDAEALVQELKNDYRAARDAEQRALLLRSLGNTRSPGVLDTLTEALRSDASRVREAALVALRNIPGPEADRLLLERLVNDTASEVRRAAVFACGFRPLEPLLLPVLGQALREDASDGVRSDILQLLGQHRHATPGALALLRWASQHEKNPDLRRMANTYVETPTTPQP; translated from the coding sequence ATGCGCCGCAAGCGGCTGAACGTCGTCGCGTTGGCAGCCATCCTGCTCCTGGCGGGACTGGGTGGCGTGTGGTGGAAGAATGCCACCGACACGACGTCTTCCGACCCCACCGTCGCCCACGTCCGCGCGAAGACACACACCCTCCCGGACCCCGACGCGGCGCCCTCCGAGCCCCTCGCGCCACGAGACCCCCGGGCCTGGGTGCCGGGCACGCTGCGCCGTCACGCGCTGACGCTGGGGCTGACGATGTCCTTCGCCGGACAGCCCGCGCCCCAGGGCGCCGCGCCGCCCGGCATGCGCATCACCCTTCGGGGTGAGTGGGACGAGGGCCTCGTCTCGGCGGAGGGCGCGGAGGCCATCGTGCGCCTCCAGCTCCGGCCCACCGCCTTCACGCTGGACGTGGAGGGACAGGGGGCGTTGGCGCCCGAGACGCGGCAGGCGATGGAGGCGGCGCTGTCGCAGCCGTTCTTCGCGACGCGGGACGCGCGCGGCGCGGTGACGCTCGCCCACTTCGAGCAGGGCGTGGACGAGCTCGCGATGGGGCTGCTCCGCTCGGTGGTGGCCACGTCCCAGTTCGTGAGGGAGGGCGTGGCCACGCCGACGTGGCGGACCGAGGAGCAGGACACCTCCGGCCAGTACTCGGCGGAGTACCAGCGCCAGGGCGAGCGCCGCTTCGACAAGCGCAAGCGCGAGTACACCGCCATGGCCACGCCCCAGGGACTCCAGCCGCTCGGGACGTCGCCGCGCATGAGCGTCAGCGGGGGCGCCACGTTCGAGCTGGGCGAGGACGGGGGGCTGGAGTCGCTCCAGTCGCGCGAGCAGCTCACCGTGGAGTCCGGCCAGGGGATGCCCACGGTGACGAACGCGATGGAGCTGACGCTGCGGCTCGTCGAGCGCCGCCAGGAGCCGACGCTCGTGGGCGCCTTCGCCGCGCGCTTCGGGCGCCTGCGCGCCGCCCCTCTGGCCAGCTTCCAGGGACAGTCGGCGGACCCGCTCGCGCACCACCGTCAGGTGCTGGGCAAGCGCCGCCTGGAGGACATCCTCGCGGACCTGCTCTCGCTGCCCACCGACGAGAAGGCCCGCGACGACGCCCGCACGCGCGCCCTGGAGCAGCTGCGCGCCCTGCTGCTGCTGCGCCCCGAGGAGGCCGCTCGCATCCCCGCGCTCCTGCGCACCCAGGGCCTGTCCCCGCAGGCCGCCAGCGCCATGTTGGGCGCGCTCTCCGCGGCGAGCACGCCGGAGTCGCTGCGCGCGCTCGTCCAGGCCACGGGGGACACCGCGCTCACGTCGGACGTGCGCATGGACGCCGTCTCCGCGCTGGGCATGGCGGACAACCCCATCCGCGAGGGCGTGGACACGCTGCGGCAGCTGTCGCGCACCGACGACCCGAAGCTGCGCGGCACCGCCACGCTGGCCCTGGGCAACGCGGCGCTCCAGCTGAGCGACACCGCGGGCCGCGACGCCGAGGCGCTCGTGCAGGAGCTGAAGAACGACTACCGCGCCGCGCGCGACGCCGAGCAACGCGCCCTGCTCCTTCGCTCGCTGGGCAACACCCGCTCACCGGGCGTGCTCGACACCCTCACCGAGGCCCTGCGCTCCGACGCCTCCCGGGTGCGCGAGGCCGCGCTCGTCGCGCTGCGCAACATCCCTGGCCCCGAGGCGGACCGGCTCCTGTTGGAGCGGCTGGTGAATGACACCGCCTCCGAGGTGCGCCGCGCCGCCGTCTTCGCGTGTGGCTTCCGCCCGCTCGAGCCGCTGCTCCTGCCCGTGCTGGGACAGGCCCTGCGCGAGGACGCCTCCGATGGCGTGCGCTCCGACATCCTCCAGCTGCTCGGCCAGCACCGCCACGCCACCCCGGGCGCCCTGGCGCTGCTGCGCTGGGCGAGCCAGCACGAGAAGAACCCGGACCTGCGACGCATGGCCAACACCTACGTGGAAACCCCCACCACGCCTCAGCCCTGA
- a CDS encoding LVIVD repeat-containing protein has product MPLSLRSSWVLSVTGGLLLCASPGCRDKSDPAPDAGSPVDSGTPDAGSPPWDGTYTVLEELGDATEDPGVLAPCDVVPQVGDSPTGGCLDPSVFNLSACDTSTLGNVPEDGIFHVRLRRDPPPPDGGALDPYYTVTMDLVGDGGPSKFFYAPVTHEVRDADRLLLGLHTVGRDGGSTTTVLAGCEAPNDRSFTGCFARCVNGRVVQRATAHADRMVWREGEAESSGGLSLVSETYVAQGTPLDIYVAKNHAYVVSANAYLRPGKPGGITVFDVTDRSHPVLKKVISLPDDQLWNSVWVKGDALYVASQDTGIVVFDISDPADPKLVRRVPSSAPYAVHTVLVDGDRLYGMGLWPSSNTLVFDVSTPLEPVLLQRLAFPLAGAYDGAHDAFAYQGRLYISHFEGGLKVVDVANPDDMKLLGTYAYRNTTAHHNAVGTFAGRTLVFEGGENHGAHLRVLDASDPANIVKIGEFRLRPTTSIHNMLLVGSRLYVAWYQEGVRVLDVSNPTQPRQVAYYNTHRETDPERTDDVFEGAIGIRIPGDGYVYVVDTSRGLLIMNELAGP; this is encoded by the coding sequence ATGCCGTTGTCCCTTCGCTCGTCCTGGGTGCTCTCCGTCACAGGGGGTCTGCTCCTCTGCGCATCCCCAGGTTGCCGCGACAAGTCAGACCCCGCCCCCGATGCAGGCTCGCCCGTCGACTCGGGCACCCCCGACGCCGGTTCGCCCCCCTGGGACGGCACGTACACCGTGCTCGAGGAGCTCGGCGACGCCACGGAGGACCCGGGCGTGCTCGCGCCCTGCGACGTCGTCCCCCAGGTGGGCGACAGCCCCACCGGTGGATGCCTGGACCCGTCCGTCTTCAACCTGTCCGCCTGCGACACCTCGACGCTCGGCAACGTCCCGGAGGACGGCATCTTCCACGTCCGGTTGCGACGGGACCCCCCTCCGCCGGACGGCGGCGCGCTGGACCCCTATTACACCGTGACGATGGACCTGGTCGGCGACGGCGGCCCCAGCAAGTTCTTCTACGCGCCCGTCACCCACGAAGTGCGCGACGCGGACCGCCTGCTCCTCGGCCTCCACACCGTGGGCCGCGACGGCGGTAGCACCACCACCGTGCTGGCCGGCTGCGAGGCGCCCAACGACCGCTCCTTCACGGGCTGCTTCGCCCGGTGCGTCAACGGCCGCGTGGTGCAGCGGGCCACCGCGCACGCCGACCGCATGGTGTGGCGCGAGGGCGAGGCGGAGTCCTCCGGTGGCCTCTCGCTCGTGTCCGAGACGTACGTCGCGCAGGGCACGCCGCTGGACATCTACGTCGCGAAGAACCACGCGTACGTCGTCTCCGCCAACGCCTATCTGCGCCCTGGCAAGCCTGGTGGCATCACCGTCTTCGACGTGACGGACCGGAGCCACCCGGTGCTGAAGAAGGTCATCAGCCTGCCGGATGACCAGCTCTGGAACAGCGTGTGGGTGAAGGGGGATGCGCTGTACGTCGCCAGCCAGGACACCGGCATCGTGGTCTTCGACATCTCCGACCCCGCGGACCCGAAGCTCGTGCGCCGCGTGCCGTCCAGCGCCCCGTACGCCGTGCACACCGTGCTGGTGGACGGAGACCGCCTCTACGGCATGGGCCTGTGGCCCTCCAGCAACACGCTGGTGTTCGACGTGTCCACGCCGCTCGAGCCCGTGCTGCTCCAGCGGCTCGCGTTCCCCCTGGCCGGCGCCTACGACGGCGCCCATGACGCCTTCGCCTACCAGGGCCGGCTCTACATCAGCCACTTCGAGGGGGGCCTCAAGGTCGTCGACGTCGCGAACCCGGACGACATGAAGCTGCTCGGGACCTACGCATACCGGAACACCACCGCGCATCACAACGCGGTGGGCACCTTCGCCGGGCGCACCCTCGTCTTCGAGGGCGGCGAGAACCACGGCGCGCACCTGCGCGTGCTGGACGCCAGCGACCCGGCGAACATCGTGAAGATTGGCGAGTTCAGGCTCCGCCCCACCACGTCCATCCACAACATGCTCCTGGTGGGCTCACGCCTGTACGTCGCGTGGTACCAGGAGGGCGTGCGCGTGCTGGACGTGTCCAACCCCACGCAGCCCCGGCAGGTCGCCTACTACAACACGCACCGCGAGACGGACCCGGAGCGGACCGATGACGTCTTCGAGGGCGCCATCGGCATCCGCATTCCGGGGGACGGCTACGTGTACGTCGTCGACACGTCACGCGGCCTGCTCATCATGAACGAGCTCGCGGGCCCCTAA
- a CDS encoding ATP-binding protein yields MARRLQSLEGLLSEVVFQLDAQGRVTYLGPGWEKLTGALGVVSQGHPLTDVVHGLDRESARHLLESVATQQMADARQELRLFVGGESRWVVLAARGVPGQPGEVVGTLLDIDSRRRAEEAVATRERYLETMVEVQRRMMPHQDPRDLYTSVVEPLGRVSAASRVYVFEMHRAENGALLASQRAEWCEPGIPPNLEDPNMHGLPLLEALWPEQAADLMRGEPVQGLPQDFTEHLTPMLEAQGVRSVLLLPLHVHGQLFGVIGFDNCREARPWGPIEVNLLSGAAGTLSLALEQRNDKALRVRTETTLRRTEAGVHLLLESFPDPVMVHVGDGVLLSVNPALVQYLGYRDASELLGRHVLELVREEDRSAAQLYLGQALEGKGAARAVEVPLVRRDGETVVADLVTLAVVFDGTPAWVTIARDFTERKRSQAQLMLADRMASMGLLAAGIAHELNNPLAYVLSNLDFLHATVGPRARPLTPDDLVECRQVLDDAREGAERMRQIVRQLRVFSRVDDTREEPVDVHRVLDSVVQMAASEVRPRARLVKSYGEVPPVRGNEGKLFQVFLNLVINAAHAIEEGQSETNEIRITTRPDDGARVLVEVRDTGGGIPPEHLRRIFDPFFTTKSAGIGTGLGLSICDTIVTALGGHISVESSVGVGTTFRVALHAAAPGISDIHRGL; encoded by the coding sequence GTGGCGCGGCGGCTCCAGTCCCTGGAGGGGCTGCTCAGTGAGGTGGTCTTCCAGCTCGACGCCCAGGGGCGTGTCACCTACCTGGGACCCGGGTGGGAGAAGCTCACCGGGGCGCTCGGCGTGGTGTCGCAGGGACATCCGCTGACGGACGTGGTGCATGGCCTGGACCGCGAGAGCGCGCGGCACCTGCTCGAGTCGGTGGCCACGCAGCAGATGGCGGACGCCCGGCAGGAGCTGCGCCTGTTCGTCGGCGGCGAGTCCCGCTGGGTGGTGCTCGCGGCGCGCGGCGTGCCGGGGCAGCCCGGTGAGGTGGTGGGCACGCTGCTGGACATCGACTCGCGTCGGCGCGCCGAGGAGGCCGTCGCCACGCGCGAGCGCTACCTGGAGACGATGGTGGAGGTGCAGCGGCGGATGATGCCGCACCAGGACCCTCGGGACTTGTACACGTCCGTCGTCGAGCCCCTGGGGCGCGTGTCCGCCGCATCCCGCGTCTATGTCTTCGAGATGCACCGGGCGGAGAACGGGGCGCTGCTCGCCTCGCAGCGCGCCGAGTGGTGCGAGCCGGGCATCCCTCCCAACCTGGAGGACCCGAACATGCACGGGCTGCCGCTGCTGGAGGCGCTGTGGCCCGAGCAGGCCGCGGACCTGATGCGCGGCGAGCCGGTGCAGGGCCTGCCCCAGGACTTCACCGAGCACCTGACGCCCATGCTGGAGGCGCAGGGCGTGCGCTCGGTGCTGCTGTTGCCGCTGCACGTGCATGGGCAGCTCTTCGGCGTCATCGGCTTCGACAACTGCCGCGAGGCGCGGCCCTGGGGGCCCATCGAGGTGAACCTCCTGTCGGGCGCGGCGGGCACGCTGTCGCTCGCGCTGGAGCAGCGCAACGACAAGGCCCTGCGCGTGCGCACGGAGACGACGCTGCGGCGCACGGAGGCGGGCGTGCACCTGTTGCTCGAGTCCTTCCCGGACCCGGTGATGGTGCACGTGGGGGACGGCGTGTTGTTGTCCGTGAACCCCGCACTGGTGCAGTACCTGGGTTATCGGGACGCGTCGGAGCTGCTCGGCCGGCACGTGCTGGAGCTGGTGCGCGAGGAGGACCGGAGCGCGGCGCAGCTCTACCTGGGGCAGGCGCTGGAGGGGAAGGGCGCGGCGCGCGCGGTGGAGGTGCCGCTGGTGCGCCGCGATGGCGAGACGGTGGTCGCGGACCTGGTGACGCTGGCCGTGGTGTTCGACGGGACGCCCGCGTGGGTGACCATCGCGCGTGACTTCACCGAGCGGAAGCGCTCGCAGGCGCAGCTGATGCTCGCCGACCGCATGGCCTCCATGGGATTGCTCGCCGCGGGCATCGCGCACGAGCTGAACAACCCGCTCGCGTATGTGTTGTCCAACCTGGACTTCCTGCACGCCACGGTGGGCCCGCGCGCGCGGCCGCTGACGCCGGATGACCTGGTGGAGTGTCGCCAGGTGCTGGACGACGCGCGCGAGGGCGCGGAGCGGATGCGCCAGATTGTCCGCCAGCTGCGGGTGTTCTCGCGGGTGGACGACACGCGCGAGGAGCCGGTGGATGTGCACCGGGTGCTCGACTCGGTGGTGCAGATGGCGGCCAGCGAGGTGCGGCCCCGCGCGCGCCTGGTGAAGAGCTACGGCGAGGTGCCGCCGGTGCGTGGCAACGAGGGCAAGCTGTTCCAGGTGTTCCTCAACCTGGTCATCAACGCCGCGCACGCGATTGAAGAAGGCCAGTCGGAGACGAACGAGATTCGCATCACCACGCGGCCGGACGACGGCGCGCGCGTGCTGGTGGAAGTGCGGGACACCGGGGGCGGCATCCCTCCGGAGCACCTGCGCCGCATCTTCGACCCGTTCTTCACGACGAAGTCCGCGGGCATCGGCACGGGCCTGGGCCTGTCCATCTGCGACACCATCGTCACCGCGCTCGGTGGCCACATCTCCGTCGAGTCGTCCGTGGGCGTGGGCACCACCTTCCGCGTGGCCCTGCACGCCGCGGCCCCGGGCATCTCCGACATCCACCGGGGGCTGTGA
- a CDS encoding acyltransferase — protein MDLDALRREQHKRRLSWMPWLYFVLKPRHRGWAEAWQREVQALLMELETVRIDEGCFVAPEARIFAEPGRTVVIGPGCSIAAEAFVHGPVVLGPRVSLNARVSLDGGAAGIRVGEGTRIASGATLYAFDHGLAPDRPVRDQPVTSRGINVGADVWIGANAGVTDGVTIGDHAVVGMGAVVTRDVPPWAIVGGVPARVLGDRRERPRSGMPGGWEPGDQG, from the coding sequence GTGGACCTGGACGCGCTCCGCCGTGAGCAGCACAAACGCCGCCTCTCCTGGATGCCGTGGCTCTACTTCGTCCTCAAGCCCCGACACCGAGGCTGGGCCGAGGCCTGGCAGCGCGAGGTGCAGGCGCTCCTGATGGAGCTGGAGACCGTGCGCATCGACGAGGGCTGCTTCGTCGCCCCGGAGGCCCGCATCTTCGCCGAGCCCGGTCGCACCGTCGTCATCGGTCCCGGATGCAGCATCGCCGCGGAGGCCTTCGTCCATGGGCCCGTCGTCCTCGGGCCGCGCGTGAGCCTCAACGCCCGGGTGAGCCTGGATGGCGGCGCGGCCGGCATCCGCGTGGGCGAGGGCACCCGCATCGCCAGCGGCGCCACCCTCTACGCGTTCGACCATGGCCTCGCCCCGGACCGCCCCGTGCGTGACCAGCCCGTCACGTCCCGAGGTATCAATGTGGGCGCGGATGTATGGATAGGTGCCAACGCGGGCGTGACGGATGGCGTCACGATTGGCGACCACGCGGTGGTGGGCATGGGCGCGGTTGTCACTCGCGACGTGCCGCCCTGGGCCATCGTCGGAGGGGTGCCCGCCCGTGTGCTCGGCGACCGCCGCGAGCGCCCCCGCTCGGGGATGCCGGGTGGGTGGGAGCCAGGCGACCAGGGGTGA